Within Sphingomonas piscis, the genomic segment CGCCGCACTGGCCCTGCCAGCGGCTGCTGACCGAACCGCAAGATTGGCAGACATAACGGGATTTCGGCTTCGCCATGGTTCGGCTGGTCTAAAGCCTATGGCGAACGGCGCAACAGCCGGCGGCGCGCCGCGTTAACGCAGGTCAACCCTCAGGAGTGATCGACCATGCCCTATGCCAAGGCCAAAGACGGGACCATGCTTTATTATAAGGATTGGGGCCGCGGTCACCCGATCGTCCTGATGCACGGCTGGCCCCTGACCGGCGACACGTGGGACGATGCCGCCGTGCGACTGGGGGAGGAAGGCCACCGGCTGATCATTCCCGACCGGCGCGGCTTCGGTCGGTCGGACCAGCCGTGGGACGGCTATGACTATGACACATTCTCCGACGACGTCGCCGCCATCCTCGAGGATGCGGGCATCAGCGAGCCGGTAGGCATTGTCGGTTTTTCCATGGGCGGCGGCGAAGTTGCGCGTTTCGTGTCTCGCCAGGGCAAGGGACGGGTCAGCCATGCCGCGCTGATCAGCTCCGTAGTGCCGCATGTCGTCCAGTCGGACTTCAACCCGGACGGCGTTCCGCAGGAACAGCTCGACGCGATCACTGCCGAGCTGAAGAAGGATCGCGCCGGCTTCATGACCACCTTCCTAAAGCAATTTTACGGGGTCGGCTTCATGACGTCGTCCGTTTCGGACGAGGTGGTGGAGAACAGCCATCGCCAGGCAATGATGGCGGGCGCCCGGCCGACACTCGCCGCGGCGCAGGCATGGGCGACCACGGACTTCCGTCCCGACCTGCCAGCGTTCGAGGGCATCCCGACCCTCATTATTCATGGTACGGCGGACAAGAATGTGCCGATCGACGCCACTGGCCGAGTGGCTGCCAAGCTGATCCCGCATGCGGACTTCCTGGAGTATGACGGCAGCCCGCACGGCGTTTTCGAGACGGACAAGGAGCGGCTGATCAACGATCTGCTGGAATTCTTCGGCACGGGCCGCGCTGCCGAAGCCGATCAGCGCAGTGCCATTCCCCTCAACGAAACTACCCTTTGAGCAACCGGCGGCAACCGGTTCGCCGCCGGTTGCCGCCTCGCACACCGAGGGCTAGGGCGCGCGTCGTGAGTCTCCTGCCCGAACCTCTGCGCCTCCCGAATTATCGCGCTTACTGGCTGGCTAGGCTGGCAAGCACGATCGCCCAGATGTCGATGGTCATCGTCATCGGCTGGCAGGTGTACGACATCTCCCGCCGGACGATGGAAATCGATGACGCGGCGTTCCAGCTCGGAATGATCGGGCTGGTCCAGTTCGTTCCTCTATTCATCCTGACGCCCGTCAGCGGTTGGGCGGCGGACAGGTTCGACCGGCGCTGGATCGGGCGCGCAGTCCTGTGCCTGGAACTGGCCTGCGCTTTGGTTCTCTTCGCCGCGACTTGGAGCGGCCACATCTCGCTGCCGATCCTGTTCACCGTCGCCGCCGTGCTCGGAGTTGCGCGGGCCTTCGCAGGACCGGCGTTCGGCGCCCTTGCACCCAATCTCGTCCCCCGCGACATGCTCCCGCGTGCCATCGCGCTGAGCTCGACCGCCTGGCAAACAGGTGCAATCATCGGCCCGGCGCTCGGCGGCCTTTTGTACGACATCACCCCGCACCTGTCCTACGGCGTGAGTGGTGCATTGTTCGCCTTCTCCGCTGCCTGCCTGTTCACCATCGGCCGGGTTCAACGGACCGCGATCCAGCCCGGAAGTCCCTTGAAGCGCATGGGCGAGGGCCTGTCGTATATCGGTCGCAACCGGATGGTGCTGGGCGCCATCACGCTCGACTTGTTTGCCGTCCTGCTTGGCGGCGCGGTGGCAATGCTTCCGGTCTACGCTCGCGACATTCTCCATGTCGGTGCCCAGGGGCTTGGCCCGTTGCGCGCCGCCCCCGCACTCGGCGCGACGCTGACCGCCATCTTCTTCTCGGTCCGACCGCTCAAGACGGAAGTCGGAGTGAAGATGTTGACCGCCGTTGGTGTGTTCGGCGCCGCCACCGCGGCCTTCGGCTGGTCCACCTCCTACGCCTTTTCGTTGGCTATGCTGGCACTGCTTGGCGCCGCCGACATGTTCTCGGTCTACATCCGGCAGTCATTGATCCAGCTCCACACACCGGACGAAATGCGCGGCCGGGTCAGCGCGGCCTCCACCCTCGCCATTTCGGCGTCCAATGAGCTTGGCGAAGCGCGAAGCGGTTTCGTGGCAGCCTGGCTGGGACCGGTCGCCGCGACGGTCGGCGGCGGGATCGCGGCCATTGCGGTCACCGTGCTATGGACGCTCTGGTTTCCCGAGCTCCGCCGGGCTCGGACCTTCGATCCTCCCGAACCGGCACCCGAAAAGCCACCGGTAGCGGCAGGAAGCGTATAGGTTGGCTTGCAACATCCGGAAGAATAAGTGAAAGCGTATAGTCGAGTTTACAGCTAGACTTCTCTTGAGAACGCCAAGGAGAGAAACATGAAGGCAGCATCGGTCCTGGAGACCATCGGCAACACCGCCCACATCCGCGTCAACCGCCTGTTCGGCGACAATGAAGTCTGGATAAAGTCGGAGCGGGCCAACCCCGGCGGGTCGGTCAAGGACCGTATCGCCTTGGCGATGATCGAGGACGCGGAACGCTCCGGCAAGCTGAAGCCGGGCGGAACGATCGTCGAGCCCACCTCGGGCAACACGGGTATCGGCCTTGCGCTGGTTGCAGCGGTGAAGGGCTACAAGCTGACCCTCGTCATGCCCGAAAGCATGAGCATCGAGCGTCGGCGCCTGATGCTGGCCTACGGCGCAAGCTTCGACCTCACCCCGCGCGAAAAGGGAATGAAGGGCGCGATCGCTCGCGCCGAGGAGATCGTCGCCTCGACCGAAGGCGCCTGGATGCCGCAGCAGTTTGAGAATCCGGCGAACGTCGAAGTGCACCGCCGCACCACCGCGCAGGAAATCCTCAACGACTTCCGCGACGCGCCCATCGACATCCTAATCACCGGCGTCGGAACCGGGGGGCACATCACGGCATGCGCCGAGGTGCTGAAAAAGGAATGGCCGGCCCTTCAGGTTTTCGCGGTCGAGCCGACCTTGTCACCGGTCATCTCGGGCGGTCAGCCGGGCCCCCACCCGATCCAGGGCATCGGCGCAGGCTTCATTCCCGCCAACCTCGATGTGTCGGTGCTTGACGGCACCATTCAGGTCGACCCCAACGACGCCAAGGAATATGCCCGGCGCTCGGCCCGTGAGGAGGGCCTGCTTGTCGGAATCAGCTCCGGCGCGACCCTTGCCGCTATCGCGCAAAAGCTCGCCGAAGTCGGTGCGGGAAAGCGTGTCCTTGGCTTCAATTACGACACCGGCGAACGCTATTTGTCGGTTCCGGAATTTCTTCCCGAACAAACAAGCTAAATAGCGCAGTAACCCTATCGGTCGCGCGGCTGTTAACCTCGCCGCGCTTAACATCCCCCTGAGGTGGCTTGTGCGTGCCTGCAAGCCGCCGCTGGGGATGAGATGCGTAGATCAAGATTTGCAAAGGCCATTGAATCGAGTTCCGCGGCACCGGAGCGCGTGTCGATCAGCCAATCCTTATGGTTTGACCTGACCAGCCCCGAGCGGATCGAGGATGAGGTTGTCGCCGAGTGGCGGAGCGCCGGGCTGAACCACGCGCCAGCGCTCCTGTTCGCGACTCACCTGCTCCTCCTGTTTGCCTATTTCGGCATTCATCCCGCCCCTTGGGGCACATCTGCTGCGACGACTGCCCTGATTCCGGCTGGCTTGGCCTTGTTGCTGGACGCTGTTGCAATCGTGGGCATCTGGCTCCGGTCGCGAACGGAGATTGCTGCTCATTCGGTGATCCGGCTGCTGTTCGGCTATCTTGCGATTTCAGGTGCGCTTTGGCTGCTGTTTGCATCGTTGACGGCGCAGAGCGGCGAAGTTGCGCTGGCGTTCGGACTGGTTGGTGCCGGCCTTGCTGCCACGGGGGTGGTATCGGTTAACTCGCCGCCGCTGGCGATTGCCAATGCGCTCGTTGCATGCGGCGCGGCTTTCATGTTCGCCGATACCTTTGCCGGCGGTGCGCGGATGGCGGGGTTTTCGATCCTGCTGGTCATCTACAGCATCGCAGGGGCGCGAACCTCCATCGTCATCGAACGGCGCCGTCAGCAGCTGGACAACGAGGCGCGCAAGGCGACCCGCTTCGTCGACGAATTCGAAAATAGCGGCCAGGGCTGGTTCTGGGAAACCAACGCGGAGGGGACCCTTTCCTACGTGTCCCAGCAGCTGGCAGACGATTTTCAGTGCCAGCCGTCCGATCTCCTCGGCCGCCAGTTCACGGACCTCATGTCGGTGGATAATGAGGATCGGGAAGAGCGCAAGACCCTCGGCTTCCACCTGTCCGCTCGTTTCCCATTTTCCGATGTCGTGGTTCGCGCCGCAAGTGACCAGGACATCCACTGGTCCCTGTCGGGCAATCCAATCTTCGACGAGCGTGGCCGCTTCCTGGGTTTCCGGGGCATCGGCACCGACCTGACGGAGCAGCGCCGTTCGGAGCAGGAAATCACCCGCCTTGCCCGCTTCGATTCGCTGACCGGGCTGCCCAATCGGGCGATGATGCGCCAGACTTTGGAAGAAGCGCTCAAGAATGCCGCCCGCCGCCAGAAGGGCTGCGCCCTGTTCCTGATCGATCTCGACCGATTCAAGAACGTTAATGACACGCTGGGCCATCCGGTGGGCGACGCACTGCTTCGCCAGGTTGCGCAACGCCTGACCTCCGTGATGGGCGATCATGGCCAGATCGGCCGGCTCGGCGGCGACGAGTTCAAGGCGGTGCTGCCCGGAACCGTCGACCTCGGCCTCTTGGAGTCGCTTGCCCGAACCCTGATCGAGCAGGTGTCGCGCCCTTACATGATCGAGGGCCATAAGGTAACGATCGGCGCCTCGGTCGGCGTCGCTATCGGCGATCCTGGCCGCACCGGCGCCGACGCGCTGGTGCGCAATGCCGACCTTGCACTCTACGCCGCGAAGGGCGACGGGCGGGGCAAGCACAAGATCTACGAACCCTCGATGCACAGCGAGGCAAGCGACCGCCAGGTCCTCGAGAATGATCTTCGACAGGCGCTCGACCGGGATGAACTGTGGGTGGCATATCAGCCCGTGGTTCACGCCTCGACGGAGCAGGTCTGCGGCTTTGAAGCGCTGGTCCGCTGGAACCACCCCGTTCGTGGCCCCATCTCGCCCGCCAAATTCATCCCGCTCGCGGAAGAGTGCGGCATGATCCCGAAAATCGGCAAATTCGTGCTTCAGGCCGCCCTCAAGGAGGCGGCCGCGTGGCCCGACCATGTCCGCATCGCCGTCAATTTGTCGCCGATCCAGTTCAACGATCCGGGCATTGCGGAAATGGTGGGGACGTTGTTGAAAGAGAGCGGTGTCCGGTCGCAGCGTCTGGAACTGGAGCTGACCGAAGGCGTGTTCCTGTCCGAAGGGGCATTGACGGACGAAACGTTCGCCAAGCTCAAGGAAGTCGGAGTTCGCCTCGCACTCGACGACTTTGGCACCGGCTACAGCTCGTTGGGCTATCTGAAGAAGGCGCCGTTCGACAAGATCAAGATCGACCAGAGCTTCGTCCGCGGCGCCGCGTCGAAGACCAACCGCAACAGCGCCATCATCCGCGCCATCGTCACCCTTGCCGAGACGCTCGGAATGGACACCACGGCGGAGGGGGTCGAGACCCATGACGACCTCAACCTCATTCGCGAACTCGGCTGCAGCCAAATCCAGGGCTATATCTTCGGCAAGCCGATGCCCGGCGAGGATGCCCGCGCTCTCGCCAACCTCTCAGTGGTGGAGGCAGACGGCTACCAGACCAGCCGCGAACCGCGTCAGCGCTTGATGCGCCGCGCCATCGCCCAAATCGGGCATCGCAAGGTCGAGATACGGTTGCGGAATATCTCGTCTGGTGGCGCGCTCGTCGATAGTGATGCGGCGGTGGCGCCTGGCACTAGCCTCACCGTCGACATCGTCGGCGTTGGTCCGGTCGTCGGGGAAGTTCGCTGGGCCCAGAAGGGCAAATTCGGCCTGGAGTTCGCCGAGCAATTCGACCTCAGCCGCCTTGCACCCAAGAAGGAGCAAAAGAACGAGACGTCGATTCTCCGCCCCTGGTATGTCGAACAAAAGGTCGGCACCTGACCCACTGACCGGTCGCGCTGACGCATCGAACCGCGACAAACGGGAAAGCGGCTCCTATATGACCGTCCTATTGCAGCGCGCGGGACTCGGGACATGCTGACCACCAACCCATTCGACCACGGCCTGGACGGCGACAAGCTGCGCGAAGAGTGCGGCGTCTTCGGCATCTGGGGCGCCGACAATGCGGCCAGCTTCGTCGCGCTCGGCCTTCATGCGCTTCAGCACCGCGGTCAGGAAGCGGCCGGCATTACCAGCTTCGACGGCCACAATTTCCACTCCCATCGCGCCATGGGCCATGTCGCGGGCAATTTCGACCGCGAGGAAGTGATGCGCTTGTTGAGCGGGCGCACCGCCATCGGTC encodes:
- a CDS encoding MFS transporter, which gives rise to MSLLPEPLRLPNYRAYWLARLASTIAQMSMVIVIGWQVYDISRRTMEIDDAAFQLGMIGLVQFVPLFILTPVSGWAADRFDRRWIGRAVLCLELACALVLFAATWSGHISLPILFTVAAVLGVARAFAGPAFGALAPNLVPRDMLPRAIALSSTAWQTGAIIGPALGGLLYDITPHLSYGVSGALFAFSAACLFTIGRVQRTAIQPGSPLKRMGEGLSYIGRNRMVLGAITLDLFAVLLGGAVAMLPVYARDILHVGAQGLGPLRAAPALGATLTAIFFSVRPLKTEVGVKMLTAVGVFGAATAAFGWSTSYAFSLAMLALLGAADMFSVYIRQSLIQLHTPDEMRGRVSAASTLAISASNELGEARSGFVAAWLGPVAATVGGGIAAIAVTVLWTLWFPELRRARTFDPPEPAPEKPPVAAGSV
- a CDS encoding putative bifunctional diguanylate cyclase/phosphodiesterase; its protein translation is MRRSRFAKAIESSSAAPERVSISQSLWFDLTSPERIEDEVVAEWRSAGLNHAPALLFATHLLLLFAYFGIHPAPWGTSAATTALIPAGLALLLDAVAIVGIWLRSRTEIAAHSVIRLLFGYLAISGALWLLFASLTAQSGEVALAFGLVGAGLAATGVVSVNSPPLAIANALVACGAAFMFADTFAGGARMAGFSILLVIYSIAGARTSIVIERRRQQLDNEARKATRFVDEFENSGQGWFWETNAEGTLSYVSQQLADDFQCQPSDLLGRQFTDLMSVDNEDREERKTLGFHLSARFPFSDVVVRAASDQDIHWSLSGNPIFDERGRFLGFRGIGTDLTEQRRSEQEITRLARFDSLTGLPNRAMMRQTLEEALKNAARRQKGCALFLIDLDRFKNVNDTLGHPVGDALLRQVAQRLTSVMGDHGQIGRLGGDEFKAVLPGTVDLGLLESLARTLIEQVSRPYMIEGHKVTIGASVGVAIGDPGRTGADALVRNADLALYAAKGDGRGKHKIYEPSMHSEASDRQVLENDLRQALDRDELWVAYQPVVHASTEQVCGFEALVRWNHPVRGPISPAKFIPLAEECGMIPKIGKFVLQAALKEAAAWPDHVRIAVNLSPIQFNDPGIAEMVGTLLKESGVRSQRLELELTEGVFLSEGALTDETFAKLKEVGVRLALDDFGTGYSSLGYLKKAPFDKIKIDQSFVRGAASKTNRNSAIIRAIVTLAETLGMDTTAEGVETHDDLNLIRELGCSQIQGYIFGKPMPGEDARALANLSVVEADGYQTSREPRQRLMRRAIAQIGHRKVEIRLRNISSGGALVDSDAAVAPGTSLTVDIVGVGPVVGEVRWAQKGKFGLEFAEQFDLSRLAPKKEQKNETSILRPWYVEQKVGT
- the cysK gene encoding cysteine synthase A — encoded protein: MKAASVLETIGNTAHIRVNRLFGDNEVWIKSERANPGGSVKDRIALAMIEDAERSGKLKPGGTIVEPTSGNTGIGLALVAAVKGYKLTLVMPESMSIERRRLMLAYGASFDLTPREKGMKGAIARAEEIVASTEGAWMPQQFENPANVEVHRRTTAQEILNDFRDAPIDILITGVGTGGHITACAEVLKKEWPALQVFAVEPTLSPVISGGQPGPHPIQGIGAGFIPANLDVSVLDGTIQVDPNDAKEYARRSAREEGLLVGISSGATLAAIAQKLAEVGAGKRVLGFNYDTGERYLSVPEFLPEQTS
- a CDS encoding alpha/beta fold hydrolase, yielding MPYAKAKDGTMLYYKDWGRGHPIVLMHGWPLTGDTWDDAAVRLGEEGHRLIIPDRRGFGRSDQPWDGYDYDTFSDDVAAILEDAGISEPVGIVGFSMGGGEVARFVSRQGKGRVSHAALISSVVPHVVQSDFNPDGVPQEQLDAITAELKKDRAGFMTTFLKQFYGVGFMTSSVSDEVVENSHRQAMMAGARPTLAAAQAWATTDFRPDLPAFEGIPTLIIHGTADKNVPIDATGRVAAKLIPHADFLEYDGSPHGVFETDKERLINDLLEFFGTGRAAEADQRSAIPLNETTL